The Verrucomicrobium spinosum DSM 4136 = JCM 18804 genome includes a region encoding these proteins:
- a CDS encoding Uma2 family endonuclease: MALPKFVKSYTPDEYYVLERLADYKSEYYQGEIFAMSGSTTRHAMVGTNLLVELGIQLKGKRCSPINSDQRIKVEATGLRTYPDVSVFCGPKEYDAEDSQRDTATNPTMLFEVLSESTEGYDRGTKAEHYRRIPSLQGYALLSQDKAHIELFERQGDGSWRLTEATGLESSIALSCIDVTLHLAEVYAGVEFDEPTSLKVIQPERA; this comes from the coding sequence ATGGCCCTGCCCAAGTTCGTCAAATCATACACACCCGACGAGTACTATGTGCTTGAGCGTCTCGCCGACTACAAGAGCGAATACTACCAGGGAGAGATCTTTGCCATGTCAGGATCCACCACCCGGCACGCCATGGTGGGGACCAACTTGCTGGTTGAGCTTGGAATCCAGTTAAAAGGCAAGCGCTGCTCCCCCATCAACAGCGACCAGCGCATCAAGGTGGAGGCAACGGGGCTGCGCACGTATCCGGACGTCAGTGTCTTTTGTGGTCCCAAGGAATACGACGCTGAGGATTCCCAGCGGGACACCGCCACGAATCCCACCATGCTGTTCGAAGTCCTTTCCGAATCGACGGAAGGCTACGACCGCGGCACAAAGGCGGAGCACTACCGGCGCATTCCCTCTCTCCAGGGCTACGCCCTCCTCTCGCAGGACAAGGCGCACATTGAGCTCTTCGAGCGCCAGGGAGATGGCTCATGGCGGCTCACCGAAGCCACCGGTCTGGAGTCCTCGATTGCTCTTTCATGCATCGACGTCACGCTCCACCTCGCAGAGGTTTACGCCGGGGTGGAGTTCGATGAACCCACTTCCTTGAAGGTCATCCAGCCCGAAAGGGCGTGA
- a CDS encoding DUF1549 domain-containing protein, protein MKSVRKQYLTTGLRAVTTAAAVVVMSLPGRAPGADEEMTPKAVPAVNPTAAPAAKPKVKAVAKNAKRADRNAQVTFLETPPAREPLYTGKVEVQQAAAKIDELVATKLAAEKIQPNAPVSDEVFVRRIYLDVVGRIPTKAEAVAFLESKDATKRQKLIDQLLNSDGYVQHAFNFWADVLRVKNGIAPGGQGREAGAAYIQWLKESLRDNKPYDRMVRELLTADGATYEDGAMGFYMRDLGMPLDNMAVTTQVFLGTQMVCAQCHNHPFDKWSQMDYYQMAAHSNGMAGSNALANAADVNRFMAQQGLAVEERRTMNKAFSEILFRLRFNHVYALDRTLKLPGDYQYKDARPGANIEPMIPVSFSKDGKITKEGEAPILAYSQWMTSRENPRFTLVVANRLWKKVMGMGVIDPVDEITDSTVPSNPALMEFLETTMKQVNFDMKAYLRILLNSQTYQREAYTADVELGAQYHFPGPLLRRMTAEQIWDSIVALAKDNPDEASHATYMDTKQLLTKVEWMDRTLLAQTPAELVEGARKIAAYGKDLNEDIQAKTVALKAGTLSEAEVREAKKAAKTQRQKIYAKSDEIVFNAGFQKLAEQIAKEPDVVAKRTDPEFVAQIAAAVKHFGKIPTMDEALDFVLDQQRKDYSNWQTAVRDREMLEWGVDTKEKKENYRKFAEYRDRNLVRAADLRNPAPNGHFLRLYGQSDRELVENGNRDASVMQALTMMNGALFRNLISPFATLAREVRKDGKDVNAAIDTIYLSTLSRRATEEEKAVLRPMVEQNPQEGRGDILWTVLNTRQFLFIQ, encoded by the coding sequence ATGAAATCAGTGAGAAAGCAATACCTGACGACAGGCTTGCGCGCGGTGACCACCGCAGCGGCCGTGGTGGTGATGTCACTTCCCGGCAGAGCGCCCGGCGCGGATGAGGAAATGACTCCCAAGGCGGTCCCGGCGGTGAATCCGACCGCTGCACCCGCCGCAAAACCCAAAGTCAAGGCGGTGGCCAAAAACGCCAAACGGGCGGATCGCAATGCGCAGGTAACCTTCCTGGAGACTCCGCCAGCCAGGGAGCCTCTCTACACCGGCAAGGTGGAGGTCCAGCAGGCGGCGGCGAAGATTGATGAACTGGTGGCCACGAAACTCGCGGCGGAAAAGATCCAGCCCAATGCGCCGGTCTCCGATGAGGTCTTTGTGCGCCGCATTTATCTGGATGTGGTTGGCCGCATTCCCACCAAGGCGGAAGCCGTGGCGTTCCTGGAATCAAAGGATGCCACCAAACGGCAGAAGCTCATTGATCAACTGCTGAACAGCGACGGCTATGTGCAGCATGCCTTCAACTTCTGGGCGGATGTGTTGCGGGTGAAGAACGGGATTGCCCCCGGTGGGCAGGGGCGTGAGGCAGGGGCGGCGTACATCCAGTGGCTCAAGGAGTCACTGAGAGACAACAAGCCGTATGACCGGATGGTGCGGGAACTGCTGACTGCCGATGGTGCCACCTATGAAGATGGGGCCATGGGGTTCTACATGCGGGATCTGGGCATGCCGCTGGACAACATGGCAGTGACGACCCAGGTCTTCCTGGGCACCCAGATGGTGTGCGCGCAGTGCCACAACCACCCCTTCGACAAGTGGAGCCAGATGGACTACTACCAGATGGCCGCGCACAGCAACGGCATGGCAGGGTCCAACGCCCTGGCCAATGCGGCGGATGTGAACCGCTTCATGGCCCAGCAGGGCCTGGCGGTTGAGGAGCGCCGGACGATGAACAAGGCCTTCAGCGAGATCCTGTTCCGGTTGCGTTTCAACCATGTGTACGCCCTGGACCGCACGTTGAAGCTGCCTGGTGACTACCAGTACAAGGATGCCAGACCCGGTGCGAACATCGAACCAATGATCCCGGTGTCCTTCTCCAAGGACGGCAAGATCACCAAGGAGGGTGAGGCTCCCATCCTGGCCTATTCACAGTGGATGACCTCGCGGGAGAATCCGCGCTTCACCCTGGTGGTGGCGAACCGGCTGTGGAAGAAAGTGATGGGCATGGGGGTGATCGACCCCGTGGATGAGATCACGGACTCCACCGTGCCAAGCAACCCGGCCCTCATGGAGTTCCTTGAAACTACCATGAAGCAGGTGAACTTCGACATGAAGGCGTATTTGCGCATCCTGCTGAACTCCCAGACCTATCAACGGGAGGCCTACACTGCGGATGTGGAGCTGGGGGCGCAATACCACTTCCCGGGACCTTTGCTGCGCCGCATGACGGCGGAACAGATCTGGGATTCGATCGTGGCCCTGGCCAAGGACAATCCCGATGAGGCCAGCCATGCCACCTACATGGACACGAAGCAACTCCTGACCAAGGTGGAGTGGATGGACCGCACCCTCCTGGCCCAGACCCCGGCGGAGCTGGTGGAAGGGGCCCGGAAGATCGCGGCCTATGGCAAGGATCTGAATGAGGACATCCAGGCCAAGACGGTGGCTCTCAAGGCGGGCACGCTGAGTGAGGCGGAGGTGCGCGAGGCCAAAAAGGCGGCCAAAACCCAGCGGCAGAAGATCTACGCAAAGTCCGACGAGATCGTCTTCAACGCCGGCTTCCAGAAGCTCGCGGAGCAGATTGCCAAGGAGCCTGACGTGGTGGCGAAGCGGACGGATCCGGAGTTCGTCGCGCAGATCGCGGCAGCGGTGAAGCACTTTGGCAAGATCCCGACCATGGACGAGGCCTTGGACTTCGTCCTGGACCAGCAGCGCAAGGATTACTCGAACTGGCAGACGGCCGTGCGCGACCGCGAGATGTTGGAATGGGGCGTGGACACCAAGGAGAAAAAGGAGAACTACCGCAAGTTTGCCGAGTACCGGGACCGCAACCTGGTCCGTGCGGCAGATCTGCGCAATCCGGCCCCCAACGGGCACTTCCTCAGACTCTATGGTCAGAGTGACCGGGAACTGGTGGAGAATGGCAATCGCGATGCCTCCGTGATGCAGGCACTGACGATGATGAATGGCGCGTTGTTCCGCAACCTGATCAGCCCCTTTGCCACGCTTGCGCGGGAAGTCCGGAAGGATGGCAAAGATGTGAACGCCGCGATCGACACCATCTACCTCAGCACGCTGAGCCGCCGGGCCACGGAGGAGGAGAAAGCGGTGCTGCGCCCGATGGTGGAGCAGAACCCGCAGGAAGGCCGGGGGGACATCCTCTGGACCGTGCTCAACACCCGCCAGTTCCTCTTCATCCAGTAA
- a CDS encoding DUF1501 domain-containing protein, whose amino-acid sequence MNPLFQSVDQPTRRQFVSGAAKTFLGVSLLNQLQGRGLAAAGLGTSPLKQVATARNVIYLYMTGGMSHLDTFDPRPENKEVSGETDAIKTTADGIRISSNLPLMARQMDKVALVNSMNSTQGAHEQGQYYMHTSYTLRSSIRHPAMGAWLQKFQERGNPSLPGSVMIGNDSRHPGAGFFEAKYSPLMVNDPDDGVSNSKINSWFASSEDRFGSRLGAARQLDTTFAQKYNVKNVRAYADMYDDAVRMMKSEELKAFDLSQENDELRDRYGRESSFGQGCLLARRLVEHGVRFVEVSFGNWDTHNANFIRVPELCEELDAALSTLLQDLEARGLLSETLVVLATEFGRTPEINQNDGRDHHPKAFTCLFAGGGIRGGQAYGKKDEKGFEVAENKVDIPAFNATIAYALGIPLDQVLYSPSKRPFTVADKGQPLTQLFG is encoded by the coding sequence ATGAACCCGCTCTTCCAGTCCGTGGACCAGCCCACCCGCCGCCAGTTTGTGAGCGGTGCGGCCAAGACCTTCCTTGGAGTGTCTCTTCTGAACCAGCTCCAGGGGCGCGGTCTTGCCGCCGCCGGGCTGGGCACCTCGCCCCTCAAGCAGGTGGCGACGGCGCGCAACGTGATCTACCTCTACATGACCGGCGGCATGAGCCACCTGGACACCTTTGACCCCCGCCCGGAGAACAAGGAGGTGAGCGGGGAGACAGACGCCATCAAGACGACGGCGGACGGCATTCGCATCAGCTCCAATCTGCCCCTCATGGCCCGCCAGATGGACAAGGTGGCGCTGGTGAATTCCATGAACTCCACGCAGGGGGCGCATGAGCAGGGGCAGTACTACATGCACACCAGCTACACGCTGCGCAGCTCCATCCGCCACCCCGCCATGGGGGCCTGGCTGCAGAAGTTCCAGGAGCGTGGCAATCCCAGCCTGCCGGGCAGTGTGATGATCGGGAACGACAGCCGCCACCCCGGGGCCGGGTTCTTTGAGGCCAAGTACAGCCCGCTCATGGTGAATGACCCGGATGACGGCGTCTCCAACAGCAAGATCAACAGCTGGTTCGCCAGCAGTGAGGACCGCTTTGGCAGCCGCCTGGGGGCGGCCCGCCAGCTCGACACCACCTTCGCGCAGAAATACAACGTCAAGAACGTGCGTGCCTACGCGGACATGTATGATGATGCCGTGCGCATGATGAAGAGCGAGGAGCTCAAGGCCTTTGACCTGAGCCAGGAGAACGATGAGTTGCGCGACCGTTATGGGCGCGAATCCTCCTTTGGCCAGGGCTGCCTGCTGGCCCGCCGCCTCGTGGAGCACGGGGTGCGGTTCGTGGAAGTAAGCTTCGGCAACTGGGACACGCACAATGCGAACTTCATCCGTGTGCCGGAGCTTTGTGAAGAACTGGACGCGGCGCTGAGCACCCTCCTCCAGGACCTGGAGGCGCGGGGACTGCTGAGCGAGACGCTGGTGGTGCTGGCCACGGAGTTCGGCCGCACGCCGGAGATCAACCAGAACGACGGCCGCGACCACCATCCCAAGGCCTTCACCTGTCTGTTCGCCGGCGGGGGCATTCGCGGAGGCCAGGCCTACGGGAAGAAGGATGAGAAGGGGTTCGAGGTGGCGGAGAACAAAGTGGACATTCCCGCCTTCAACGCCACCATCGCGTATGCCCTGGGCATTCCTCTTGACCAGGTGTTGTACTCACCCAGCAAGCGGCCTTTTACCGTGGCGGACAAGGGACAGCCGCTCACACAGTTGTTTGGCTGA
- a CDS encoding beta strand repeat-containing protein, translating into MPFPILLSFQSSRTPASRRWSMLLLGMASLLTTLPLNAANFYWRGSSGTGGSADWDTASSFWFDSTLKPWATGNAAIFGSPTDTDAGLGGTLTLRSAIEATTLVFQSKANGYLLQGDTSARSLTLSGNITIDPAATVTFGQNLTVQRTGQIHVDGGGKLVIDSGATLTTLGSSFLNINGGTTVEVKTGGILSSGETFIVGTTASGNGASGSGTLLISGGIVNAGANTSGSRNFILGNRTGNAGDVVVTITGGELNGNASATNGMVFENTGASSAIFNLDGGTLTVRRVLRSGSPNAGEVTEFNFNGGVLRVTDTAGDAGDVNFAFLANTSGITYNVKEGGAIIDTNGRNVLAAAQLVHAGTAAIDGGFTKRGSGTLQLHGANTFTGATVIEAGTLSIASDGNLGAAPTTATPASLVIHDGATLRTTSAADLALSTNRGIAIGAATGAGTSTIEVQSGSLTFAGIIANRGTGPAGLIKTGAGVLNLSGSTANTFSGPITVKAGTLRAASAARLGTATNVPTNFTLDGGGFDYTGGGSPIERGIHITANGGTLYSSVVAWRLNGNITGSGTLTINVTAGFISTSGDNSAFTGDIDIAAGELQLRKAAALGTTDGKTTVRTNATLSLDQNGTGGGGQVPGDNNYKDALVLENNATLRNRGGTGGGATNSLYSGTVTLQSGVAVMDIAGRVLTVQNVISGAGGINKTGAGELVVEAQNTYTGKTTVSAGTYSLGASASIADSPWLQVNSGTTLKATALTGTGGYTTNSQVFTGSGTFLGNFGLGGTALIKAGDSTTQALSSIASAGDLTGNLTFDGDLSFSANASATTRAIFGLGGAGAGQFDRITITGALNVGANTRFEVVWVNGFEAGWGQSFDLLDWASGSAIWGTFDPFLETSLDLPEFTLGSGLYWDYSTFKDDGIIRVAPEPSRALLLLAACGTLLLRRRRSYSAM; encoded by the coding sequence ATGCCCTTCCCCATCCTCCTCTCGTTCCAATCCTCACGCACCCCGGCATCGCGCCGATGGAGCATGCTGCTGTTGGGAATGGCTTCCCTCCTCACGACTCTGCCCCTGAATGCCGCCAACTTCTATTGGCGGGGCAGCAGTGGCACGGGAGGATCGGCAGACTGGGACACCGCGTCATCATTCTGGTTCGACAGCACCTTGAAGCCCTGGGCCACCGGGAATGCAGCCATCTTCGGCTCACCCACAGATACCGATGCCGGCTTGGGAGGTACTTTGACCTTACGATCCGCAATCGAAGCCACCACCCTGGTCTTCCAGAGCAAGGCCAATGGTTATCTGCTCCAGGGCGACACCAGTGCACGCAGCCTGACCTTGAGTGGGAACATCACCATCGATCCTGCGGCGACCGTTACCTTCGGCCAGAACCTCACCGTACAGCGCACCGGGCAGATCCACGTGGACGGCGGCGGCAAGCTGGTCATCGACAGCGGCGCGACCTTGACCACGCTGGGGAGCAGTTTCCTCAACATCAACGGAGGCACCACCGTCGAGGTCAAGACCGGTGGCATCTTGAGTTCCGGCGAGACCTTCATCGTGGGGACCACCGCCTCTGGCAATGGAGCCTCAGGATCCGGCACCCTTCTGATCAGCGGCGGCATCGTCAATGCCGGTGCCAACACCTCAGGAAGCCGCAATTTCATCTTGGGGAACCGGACCGGTAACGCGGGCGACGTGGTCGTGACCATCACCGGAGGCGAGCTCAACGGCAACGCCTCCGCCACAAACGGCATGGTGTTTGAGAACACCGGAGCCAGCTCGGCCATCTTCAACCTCGATGGCGGCACGCTCACCGTCCGGCGGGTGCTGCGGTCAGGAAGCCCTAACGCGGGCGAGGTCACCGAGTTCAACTTCAACGGAGGGGTGCTCAGGGTCACGGATACCGCAGGGGACGCCGGGGACGTCAACTTTGCCTTCCTCGCCAACACCTCCGGCATCACCTACAACGTGAAGGAGGGCGGAGCCATCATCGATACCAACGGGCGAAACGTCCTGGCCGCGGCCCAGCTCGTTCATGCGGGCACCGCTGCGATCGACGGCGGCTTCACCAAACGCGGCAGTGGCACCCTTCAACTCCACGGTGCCAACACCTTCACCGGGGCCACGGTGATTGAGGCGGGCACATTGAGCATCGCCTCCGATGGCAACCTCGGCGCAGCCCCCACCACCGCCACACCCGCCAGCCTGGTGATCCATGACGGGGCCACTCTGCGCACCACTTCCGCCGCCGATCTGGCTTTGAGCACCAACCGGGGCATCGCCATCGGTGCCGCCACTGGCGCGGGGACCAGCACCATCGAGGTGCAGTCCGGCTCACTCACCTTTGCAGGCATCATCGCCAATCGAGGAACAGGGCCCGCGGGTCTGATCAAAACCGGTGCCGGGGTGCTCAATCTCTCTGGTTCCACCGCCAACACCTTCAGCGGCCCCATCACGGTGAAAGCCGGCACCCTGCGGGCCGCCAGCGCGGCGCGACTGGGCACCGCCACCAATGTTCCCACGAACTTCACCCTGGACGGAGGGGGCTTCGACTACACCGGCGGCGGCTCCCCCATCGAGCGGGGCATCCACATCACTGCCAATGGCGGCACCCTCTACAGCTCCGTGGTGGCGTGGCGGCTCAATGGCAATATCACCGGCTCCGGCACGCTCACCATCAATGTGACGGCGGGATTCATCTCCACCTCGGGCGACAACAGCGCCTTCACCGGTGACATCGACATTGCCGCCGGAGAACTCCAGCTGCGCAAGGCGGCGGCCCTGGGCACCACCGACGGCAAGACCACCGTCCGCACCAATGCCACCCTGTCCCTGGACCAGAACGGCACTGGGGGAGGCGGCCAGGTTCCGGGAGACAACAACTACAAGGACGCCCTGGTTCTTGAAAACAACGCCACCCTGCGCAACCGCGGCGGCACCGGCGGCGGAGCGACCAACAGCCTCTACTCCGGCACCGTCACCCTGCAATCAGGCGTGGCCGTGATGGACATCGCGGGTCGTGTGCTCACCGTGCAAAACGTCATCAGCGGGGCAGGAGGCATCAACAAAACTGGCGCGGGCGAACTGGTCGTGGAGGCACAGAACACCTACACCGGGAAAACCACCGTCTCCGCAGGCACTTACTCCCTGGGAGCCTCCGCCTCCATCGCTGACAGTCCGTGGCTCCAGGTGAACAGCGGCACCACGCTCAAAGCGACTGCGCTCACCGGGACCGGGGGCTACACCACCAACAGCCAGGTCTTCACGGGCTCCGGCACCTTCCTCGGCAACTTCGGCTTGGGCGGCACCGCTCTCATCAAGGCGGGCGACTCCACCACCCAGGCCTTGAGCTCGATAGCCAGTGCAGGAGATCTCACGGGCAACCTCACCTTTGATGGAGACCTCTCCTTCAGCGCCAACGCCAGCGCGACCACCCGCGCCATCTTCGGCCTGGGCGGCGCTGGAGCGGGCCAGTTCGACCGGATCACCATCACCGGTGCCCTCAATGTGGGAGCCAACACCCGGTTCGAAGTGGTCTGGGTGAACGGCTTCGAAGCAGGCTGGGGCCAGTCGTTCGATCTCCTGGACTGGGCGTCGGGCTCCGCCATCTGGGGCACCTTTGACCCATTCCTCGAAACCTCGCTGGACCTCCCTGAGTTCACCCTCGGCTCCGGCCTCTACTGGGACTACAGCACCTTCAAGGACGACGGCATCATCCGGGTGGCTCCCGAGCCCTCCCGTGCCTTGCTCCTGCTGGCAGCATGCGGCACCCTTCTCCTGCGGCGGCGGCGCAGCTATTCCGCTATGTAA
- the creB gene encoding two-component system response regulator CreB has protein sequence MVIRPRILVVEDEPSIADTLQYSLESEGFAVQISGTGASALEILGQEEFALVVLDIGLPDMTGFEVCRQVRTSKNVPVIFLTARSSEVDRVVGLEIGGDDYLCKPFSPRELTARVRAVLRRTQPQAAPAATGPIQAQVTPQPQAGPLGATTPVVVDETRCQIRYFGEVLPLSRYEYRLLQTLARHPGRVFSRSQLMEHASDEPDAAMERTVDAHVKSLRAKMKLIREEVEAIVTHRGMGYSLTEAWS, from the coding sequence ATGGTCATCCGTCCCCGCATCCTTGTCGTTGAAGATGAGCCGTCGATTGCCGACACCCTGCAGTACTCGCTGGAGTCTGAAGGATTCGCCGTGCAGATCTCCGGCACGGGGGCCTCGGCGCTGGAGATCCTGGGCCAGGAGGAGTTTGCGCTGGTGGTGCTGGACATCGGCCTGCCGGACATGACCGGGTTTGAGGTTTGCCGACAGGTGCGCACGTCCAAGAACGTGCCCGTGATCTTCCTGACGGCCCGTTCTTCTGAGGTGGACCGCGTGGTGGGTCTGGAGATTGGGGGGGATGACTACCTGTGCAAGCCCTTCAGCCCCCGGGAGCTCACGGCCCGGGTGCGGGCGGTACTACGGCGGACCCAGCCCCAGGCCGCTCCTGCTGCCACGGGCCCGATCCAAGCCCAAGTCACGCCTCAGCCCCAGGCGGGACCGCTCGGAGCGACCACCCCGGTGGTGGTGGATGAGACGCGCTGCCAGATCCGGTACTTCGGTGAGGTGTTGCCGCTCTCCCGCTACGAGTACCGTCTGCTGCAAACGCTGGCCCGCCACCCGGGCCGGGTTTTCAGCCGCAGCCAGCTCATGGAGCACGCCTCAGACGAGCCAGATGCGGCGATGGAGCGCACTGTGGACGCGCACGTGAAGTCTCTCCGGGCCAAGATGAAGCTTATCCGGGAGGAGGTGGAGGCCATTGTGACCCATCGCGGCATGGGCTACTCACTCACGGAAGCTTGGAGCTGA
- a CDS encoding anthranilate synthase component I family protein: MLQPPSPLELARAKQAAGDLVFLDSAIATNSSFSIVAEAPEEVLTGNLFEDASKLREIMQQHRPRHVADLGAPAGGLYGWIGFDGQYTLGRFARCHVYQHGTQSWLKTGDGAGDGRPDLLKATATAPVETLLPEFTPCMTEEDFCNRVRRAQEYITAGDIYQVNLSYPWSATWPAGLDPWRFYERLRKASPAPYSAYLNLAGTQVFSASPECFLKISGNHIVTRPIKGTRPRASEAIEDQCLAGELLNSPKERAELVMITDLERNDLGQVCEYGSVQVTALLKHERHAQVHHLVSTVEGTLRPDVDHLDAFLACFPGGSISGAPKKRALEIIHELEPHPRGLYTGAIGCFGFNGESHFSIAIRTAWREGEHAMFNTGAGIVADSDPLREWEETRHKAAGLLLASR, from the coding sequence TTGCTCCAGCCGCCTTCGCCGCTGGAACTCGCGCGTGCGAAGCAGGCTGCAGGCGACCTGGTGTTTCTCGACAGCGCCATCGCTACCAACAGTTCCTTCTCCATCGTCGCCGAGGCCCCGGAAGAAGTGCTGACCGGCAATCTCTTTGAAGATGCCTCCAAGCTTCGCGAGATCATGCAGCAGCACCGTCCCCGCCATGTGGCGGATCTCGGTGCTCCGGCTGGTGGCCTCTATGGATGGATCGGGTTTGACGGGCAATACACGCTGGGCCGCTTTGCCCGATGCCACGTGTATCAACACGGAACCCAGTCCTGGCTCAAGACTGGAGACGGCGCGGGCGATGGCAGGCCGGATCTGCTCAAGGCCACTGCCACCGCGCCGGTGGAGACCCTCCTTCCCGAGTTCACGCCATGCATGACAGAGGAGGACTTCTGCAACCGCGTCCGGCGCGCGCAGGAGTACATCACCGCGGGTGATATCTACCAGGTGAACCTCTCCTATCCCTGGTCCGCCACCTGGCCGGCGGGCTTGGATCCATGGCGTTTCTACGAGCGGCTGCGCAAGGCCTCCCCCGCCCCCTACAGTGCTTACCTGAACCTTGCCGGCACCCAGGTGTTCAGCGCATCACCCGAGTGCTTCCTCAAGATCAGCGGCAATCACATCGTGACCCGCCCCATCAAAGGGACACGACCGCGCGCCAGCGAAGCGATCGAAGACCAGTGCCTCGCCGGCGAACTGCTCAACTCCCCCAAAGAACGTGCGGAGCTCGTGATGATCACTGACCTGGAACGCAACGATCTGGGACAGGTTTGTGAATACGGCAGCGTACAGGTGACGGCGTTGTTGAAGCACGAACGCCATGCGCAGGTGCATCATCTCGTCTCCACCGTGGAAGGCACCCTGCGGCCTGATGTGGATCACCTCGATGCGTTTCTGGCATGCTTTCCCGGCGGCTCCATCAGCGGTGCGCCAAAGAAGCGCGCCCTGGAGATCATTCACGAACTTGAGCCGCATCCACGCGGCCTCTACACCGGCGCCATCGGCTGCTTTGGCTTCAATGGTGAAAGCCACTTCAGCATCGCCATCCGCACCGCCTGGCGTGAAGGTGAGCACGCCATGTTCAACACCGGTGCCGGCATCGTGGCAGATTCGGATCCGCTGCGTGAGTGGGAGGAAACTCGCCACAAAGCCGCAGGCCTGCTGCTGGCCAGCCGTTGA
- a CDS encoding aspartate-semialdehyde dehydrogenase, producing MSNTKHVAVVGATGAVGVEMLRCLEQRNFPVGQLTLLASARSAGKTMKFKGEDVTVKELTPDAFAGVDIALFSAGGGISKEFAPHATKAGAIVVDNSSAFRMDDEVPLVVPEINAADLKNLPKGIAANPNCTTAITLMALYPLHQAFGVKRVFASSYQAVSGTGAQAIEELEAQIRDWASADRKWDDVRLAADKVKVYPHQIAFNALPHVDSFLDSGYTKEEMKMENEGRKIMHHPGFRASVTCVRVPVFRAHSVAVSAEFEKPVTVAEARAVLAKAPGLDVVDDPTLKQYPLALDVAGKDNCAVGRLRLDCALDNGLAFWIAGDQLLKGAALNAVQIAECL from the coding sequence ATGAGCAACACCAAACATGTCGCGGTCGTCGGCGCCACCGGAGCGGTGGGAGTGGAAATGTTGCGCTGCCTCGAACAGCGCAACTTCCCCGTCGGCCAGCTTACCCTTCTTGCCAGCGCCAGGAGCGCCGGAAAGACGATGAAATTCAAGGGTGAGGACGTGACAGTGAAGGAACTGACGCCCGACGCCTTCGCCGGTGTGGACATCGCCCTCTTCAGCGCAGGCGGCGGCATCAGCAAGGAGTTCGCTCCACACGCCACCAAGGCGGGCGCCATCGTGGTGGACAACTCCTCCGCCTTCCGCATGGATGACGAGGTGCCGCTCGTGGTGCCAGAGATCAATGCTGCGGACCTCAAGAATCTTCCCAAAGGCATCGCCGCCAACCCGAACTGCACCACCGCCATCACCCTGATGGCCCTGTACCCGCTGCATCAGGCCTTTGGCGTGAAGCGTGTGTTCGCCAGCAGCTACCAGGCCGTCTCCGGCACCGGAGCCCAAGCCATTGAGGAACTGGAAGCACAGATCCGCGACTGGGCCTCTGCCGACCGCAAGTGGGACGACGTCCGCCTCGCTGCGGACAAAGTGAAGGTCTATCCCCACCAGATCGCCTTCAACGCCCTGCCGCACGTGGACAGCTTCCTCGACTCCGGCTACACCAAGGAGGAGATGAAAATGGAGAACGAAGGGCGCAAGATCATGCACCACCCCGGTTTCCGCGCCAGCGTCACCTGCGTGCGGGTGCCCGTCTTCCGGGCTCACAGCGTGGCCGTGAGCGCTGAATTTGAGAAGCCTGTCACCGTTGCAGAGGCGCGCGCCGTGCTCGCCAAGGCCCCGGGACTCGATGTTGTGGATGATCCCACGCTCAAGCAGTATCCGCTGGCTCTCGATGTGGCTGGCAAGGACAACTGCGCAGTGGGCCGCCTTCGACTCGATTGCGCCCTCGACAACGGCCTCGCCTTCTGGATCGCCGGCGACCAGCTCCTCAAAGGAGCCGCTCTCAATGCGGTGCAGATCGCTGAGTGCCTGTAA
- a CDS encoding L,D-transpeptidase — protein sequence MQLSHPRLEVSVATQTLSLWDGTRQVKSWPCSTSKFGIGFEEGSNRTPLGAFRVAEKHGADSPLHTIFKSRKAVGEWVPGEKTDADLILARILWLEGTEERNANTKDRYVYIHGTNQEELIGQRGSHGCVRMRNLDVVELYDLVEPGTPVYIAE from the coding sequence ATGCAACTTTCGCACCCACGCCTCGAAGTCTCCGTCGCCACGCAAACCCTTTCCCTATGGGATGGTACGCGCCAGGTGAAGAGCTGGCCATGCAGCACCTCGAAGTTTGGCATTGGTTTTGAGGAGGGCTCCAACCGCACGCCGCTGGGGGCCTTTCGTGTGGCGGAGAAGCACGGGGCGGACAGTCCGTTGCACACCATCTTTAAGAGCCGGAAGGCTGTGGGCGAATGGGTGCCTGGGGAAAAGACCGACGCGGACCTCATCCTGGCGCGCATCCTGTGGCTGGAGGGTACGGAGGAGCGCAATGCGAACACCAAGGACCGCTACGTGTACATCCACGGCACCAACCAGGAGGAGCTGATCGGTCAGCGGGGCAGCCACGGCTGCGTGCGCATGCGCAATCTGGATGTGGTGGAGCTCTATGATCTGGTGGAGCCGGGCACGCCCGTTTACATAGCGGAATAG